Proteins from a single region of Felis catus isolate Fca126 chromosome B4, F.catus_Fca126_mat1.0, whole genome shotgun sequence:
- the SLC35E3 gene encoding solute carrier family 35 member E3, giving the protein MASLADRMRGNGRIAAGLLLNLLVSICIVFLNKWIYVHHGFPNMSLTLVHFVVTWLGLYICQKLDIFAPKSLPPSKLLLLALSFCGFVVFTNLSLQNNTIGTYQLAKAMTTPVIIVIQTLCYKKTFSTKIQLTLIPITLGVILNSYYDVKFNFLGMVFAALGVLVTSLYQVWVGAKQHELQVNSMQLLYYQAPMSSAMLLVAVPFFEPVFGEGGIFGPWSVSALLMVLLSGVIAFMVNLSIYWIIGNTSPVTYNMFGHFKFCITLFGGYVLFKDPLSINQGLGMLCTLFGILAYTHFKLSEQEGSKSKLVQRP; this is encoded by the exons ATGGCATCGCTTGCTGACCGAATGCGAGGCAACGGGCGCATCGCCGCTGGGCTCCTGCTTAACCTGCTGGTGTCCATCTGCATCGTGTTCCTTAACAAATGGATCTATGTGCACCACGGCTTCCCTAACATGAGCCTGACCCTGGTGCACTTCGTGGTCACCTGGCTGGGCTTGTACATCTGCCAGAAACTGGACATCTTTGCCCCCAAGAGTCTGCCGCCTTCCAAACTCCTCCTCCTGGCCCTCAGCTTCTGTGGCTTCGTGGTCTTCACCAATCTCTCTCTGCAGAACAACACCATAGGCACCTATCAGCTGGCCAAGGCCATGACCACGCCGGTCATCATAGTCATCCAGACCCTGTGCTACAAGAAAACCTTCTCTACCAAAATACAGCTCACGCTG ATTCCTATAACTTTAGGTGTAATCCTAAATTCTTATTACGATGTGAAGTTTAATTTCCTTGGAATGGTGTTTGCTGCTCTTGGTGTTTTAGTTACATCCCTTTATCAAGtg TGGGTAGGAGCCAAACAGCATGAATTGCAAGTGAACTCAATGCAGCTGTTGTACTACCAGGCTCCGATGTCCTCCGCCATGTTACTGGTGGCCGTGCCCTTCTTTGAGCCCGTGTTTGGAGAAGGGGGAATATTTGGCCCCTGGTCAGTTTCTGCTTTG CTTATGGTGCTGCTGTCTGGAGTGATAGCTTTCATGGTGAACTTATCAATTTATTGGATCATTGGGAACACTTCACCAGTCAC CTATAACATGTTCGGACACTTCAAGTTCTGCATCACTTTATTTGGaggatatgttttatttaaggATCCATTGTCAATTAATCAGGGTCTTGGCATGTTATGCACGTTATTTGGCATTCTCGCTTATACCCATTTTAAACTCAGTGAACAGGAAGGAAGTAAGAGTAAATTGGTACAGCGTCCTTAA